One segment of Ignavibacteria bacterium DNA contains the following:
- a CDS encoding T9SS type A sorting domain-containing protein — protein sequence MPTTFANLSVRCLLRIAVLFAAPHLYGKEPPTPFTSVNGASGTEFWIAVPPSETEAHPTELLEVIVTSQQATMVEVYDASTGRTFVRQIADSGVIRLTNANGDVSWLSEIRESEQPTAKGIRLRSSYPISVFVLNSKQYTHDGYRAIPTQCWGKDYIAAAYYDYKEFAEWAGGFVVVARERTTVTITLRGNGESEAKTFGGRRINTGIPYDVTLEAGEVYMVRGDGKTRGVFDLTGSSIRSDRPIGVLGFHMKTTMPNLLSEVGGRQHLVEMLPPVSAWGKTHAAIEFTRRDSKGPGAGDVFRLVASEPNTRWSVRYYHRATKQLLGQSGGILLKAGDVADISQVSAPAQLTQGFSVWEAEKPVLLMQYACSWTWDRNSNLDPFMVLVPPTDRMVHSSEFVCSGNARFTEHLASLIIEADASSLSYEDDLESITLDGIPLWNHPHALIPALKFSRVTENLHFVVVRLADPDGRHVLRSNDRVRLSGYLVGSAADEAYGWPIAASFQPGMTDDASPPTFVIDTGECGDRAIEALDLGSASSGIAVVGIVPDSSSYNYFLEGAGTEPIGRLPARNSIEAVLRVVNKQRDAFCVFYAQDWADNIVIDSVRYVAPRAVDTLAPVIQRDRTTSTSVECTVYETRNDPPRTIVDCDNPHPQIETGIAAIRVDTFSDSSNIKLDVLTQTRFEREDPDSVIRYRWVAIDSTIAARVVYRVVDWAGNAMSDTVILSGVSNIDHWASPHYRITASPNPCQDYLNLTFPVTTNSAYYVLYDLLGRLVLTGEFLRETDRATIDVRNVLPGTYLIAIMDDQRYRVSTVIVK from the coding sequence ATGCCCACTACGTTCGCAAACCTATCAGTACGGTGCCTCCTCCGAATTGCGGTCCTTTTTGCCGCACCTCATCTCTATGGGAAGGAGCCCCCTACTCCTTTCACGTCAGTCAACGGGGCAAGCGGGACCGAGTTCTGGATAGCAGTTCCCCCTAGCGAGACAGAGGCTCATCCAACGGAGTTGTTGGAGGTGATCGTCACGTCGCAGCAAGCCACCATGGTTGAGGTCTACGATGCTAGCACCGGCAGAACGTTCGTTCGACAGATCGCAGACAGTGGCGTGATACGGCTGACCAACGCCAATGGAGATGTATCCTGGCTATCGGAGATCAGGGAGTCGGAGCAGCCCACTGCAAAGGGCATTCGCCTACGATCTTCATATCCGATCTCTGTTTTTGTGCTGAACTCAAAGCAGTACACGCATGACGGTTATCGAGCCATACCAACACAGTGCTGGGGTAAGGACTATATCGCTGCGGCCTACTATGATTACAAGGAGTTTGCGGAGTGGGCAGGGGGCTTTGTGGTTGTCGCACGCGAGCGGACAACCGTAACGATCACGCTACGTGGCAATGGGGAGTCTGAAGCGAAGACGTTTGGCGGACGAAGAATCAACACGGGGATACCATATGACGTGACGTTGGAGGCCGGAGAAGTCTATATGGTCCGCGGAGATGGCAAAACGCGCGGGGTCTTTGACCTGACGGGCTCGTCGATCCGCTCGGATCGTCCGATCGGGGTACTCGGTTTTCACATGAAAACAACCATGCCCAATCTCCTATCAGAAGTTGGAGGGAGGCAACATCTCGTGGAAATGCTGCCGCCAGTTTCAGCGTGGGGAAAGACCCATGCAGCCATCGAATTCACACGAAGGGACTCTAAAGGGCCAGGAGCAGGAGATGTTTTCCGTCTTGTTGCCAGTGAACCCAACACGCGGTGGTCGGTACGCTACTACCACAGAGCAACGAAACAGCTCCTTGGCCAATCTGGCGGTATTCTTCTTAAAGCTGGCGACGTTGCAGATATCTCGCAAGTTTCAGCTCCGGCGCAGCTTACTCAGGGCTTTTCGGTTTGGGAGGCAGAGAAGCCAGTGCTGTTGATGCAATATGCCTGCTCGTGGACGTGGGACCGGAACAGCAACCTCGACCCGTTTATGGTTCTTGTTCCGCCAACAGATCGCATGGTTCACTCGTCAGAGTTTGTGTGCTCAGGGAATGCCCGGTTCACAGAACATCTCGCAAGTCTGATCATTGAAGCCGATGCATCGAGCCTTTCGTACGAGGATGATCTCGAGTCGATCACGCTTGATGGAATTCCGCTATGGAATCACCCCCATGCTCTCATCCCTGCGCTTAAGTTCAGTCGGGTTACAGAGAACTTGCATTTCGTCGTTGTCAGACTTGCGGATCCGGACGGACGCCATGTCCTACGTTCGAATGACCGCGTTCGTCTAAGCGGCTATCTGGTAGGATCCGCAGCAGACGAAGCATATGGTTGGCCCATTGCAGCATCGTTCCAGCCCGGAATGACTGACGATGCTTCGCCCCCTACCTTCGTCATAGACACGGGAGAATGTGGTGATCGTGCCATTGAGGCTCTTGATCTCGGATCAGCGTCATCAGGCATTGCCGTGGTAGGCATCGTCCCGGACTCATCCTCATACAACTATTTCTTGGAAGGGGCTGGTACAGAACCAATCGGTCGATTGCCCGCACGGAATTCTATTGAAGCAGTCCTCCGTGTTGTGAACAAACAACGTGATGCATTCTGTGTGTTTTACGCGCAGGATTGGGCAGACAACATTGTGATCGATTCTGTACGATATGTTGCTCCCCGTGCTGTGGATACCCTTGCTCCAGTTATCCAACGGGACAGGACTACGTCAACCTCCGTTGAGTGCACTGTCTACGAAACACGCAACGATCCGCCTCGCACCATTGTGGATTGTGACAACCCTCACCCTCAGATAGAGACAGGTATTGCAGCCATTCGAGTGGACACGTTCAGCGATAGTTCCAACATCAAACTCGACGTGCTTACCCAAACACGCTTCGAACGGGAAGATCCTGACTCTGTGATTCGGTACCGTTGGGTTGCAATTGATTCAACAATTGCCGCTCGCGTTGTGTATCGGGTTGTTGATTGGGCCGGGAATGCCATGTCCGACACCGTCATTCTTAGTGGTGTAAGCAACATTGATCACTGGGCATCTCCTCACTATCGAATAACAGCCTCTCCGAACCCTTGCCAGGACTATCTCAACCTCACCTTCCCTGTTACGACTAATTCGGCATACTATGTGCTATATGATCTCCTCGGTAGGCTTGTATTAACGGGAGAATTTCTGCGAGAGACAGATCGTGCAACGATTGATGTCCGCAACGTTCTTCCGGGAACCTACCTCATAGCTATCATGGACGATCAACGATATAGGGTGTCCACGGTAATTGTCAAATAG
- a CDS encoding transketolase: MTVETKRSLDFNDVTFSNERRAPEELAPIADEIRRDIIRMLVRAGSGHSGGPLGSADIFAALYFSGVMRYDPKDMSAPRDRFVLSAGHMAPVMYASLANAGCYPKQEQETLRKYDTRLQGHPGRDMHLPGVETSSGSLGQGISIAVGMAMADKLVDKNDRRVFTLTGDGELQEGSVWEAAMAASHFKLDNLCWLIDNNDCQIDGRVPDVMNVYPIDKKCEAFGFDTIVVNGHDHADLQRGFDHFLANQKNGTGKPTAIICQTFMGHGVSFMNDKFEWHGKPPTKDQAIAALAELA, translated from the coding sequence ATGACCGTAGAAACCAAACGATCGCTTGACTTCAATGACGTGACGTTCTCGAACGAACGCCGTGCTCCGGAAGAACTTGCCCCGATCGCCGATGAGATCCGTCGAGACATCATTCGGATGCTTGTACGGGCAGGATCGGGTCATAGTGGCGGCCCATTGGGTTCTGCCGACATCTTTGCTGCGCTGTATTTCAGTGGCGTGATGCGCTATGACCCTAAGGATATGTCGGCCCCTCGCGACCGTTTCGTCCTGTCAGCCGGACACATGGCGCCCGTGATGTATGCCTCCCTGGCCAACGCGGGATGTTATCCGAAGCAGGAACAGGAAACCCTCCGCAAGTACGACACCCGTCTGCAAGGTCACCCCGGTCGAGATATGCATCTCCCGGGCGTCGAGACGTCCTCGGGGTCGCTCGGACAGGGTATCTCCATTGCCGTTGGCATGGCCATGGCTGACAAACTGGTCGACAAGAATGACCGACGTGTGTTCACGCTCACGGGCGACGGAGAGCTCCAAGAAGGTTCCGTGTGGGAGGCAGCTATGGCCGCTTCGCACTTCAAGCTGGATAACCTCTGCTGGCTGATCGACAACAATGACTGCCAGATCGACGGTCGGGTGCCGGACGTAATGAACGTGTATCCGATCGACAAGAAGTGCGAAGCCTTTGGCTTTGACACGATCGTCGTGAACGGTCACGACCACGCAGACCTCCAACGTGGCTTCGATCACTTCCTCGCAAACCAAAAGAACGGTACCGGAAAGCCAACGGCCATCATCTGCCAGACATTCATGGGTCACGGCGTTTCCTTCATGAACGACAAGTTCGAATGGCACGGCAAGCCCCCTACAAAAGATCAAGCGATTGCCGCACTTGCTGAACTGGCGTAA